The following coding sequences lie in one Streptococcus suis genomic window:
- a CDS encoding conjugal transfer protein TraG has product MYSRRKAFVFGLLGLAFGYFCHRLTLLYDSLTNAPPMERFAYLLGEGLNQVFNPLWLFAFTQKSLLAFILGVLTMTLVYLYVSTGQKVYREGEEYGSARFGTSKEKRNFYSKNPFNDTILARDVRLTLLEKKKPLFDRNKNLIVIGGSGAGKTFRFVKPNLIQLNCSNIVVDPKDHLAEKTGKLFLENGYQVKVLDLVNMTNSDGFNPFRYVETENDLNRMLTVYFNNTRGSGSRSDPFWDEASMTLVRAIASYLVDFYNPPGSSKQEQEARRKRGRYPAFSEIGKLIKLLSKGDNQDKSVLEVLFEDYAKKYGHENFTMRNWADFQNYKDKTLDSVIAVTTAKFALFNIQSVIDLTQRDTMDLKTWGTQKTMVYLVIPDNDTTFRFLSALFFSTVFSTLTRQADVDFKGQLPIHVRSYLDEFANVGEIPDFAEQTSTVRSRNMSLVPILQNIAQLQGLYKEKEAWKTILGNCDSLLYLGGNDEETFKFMSGLLGKQTIDVRSTSRSFGQTGSSSTSHQKIARDLMTADEVGNMKRDECLVRIAGVPVFRTKKYFPLKHKNWKWLADKETDERWWHYHINPLTAEEEVDLSGHKIRDLSTETTLH; this is encoded by the coding sequence ATGTATTCAAGACGAAAAGCATTTGTCTTTGGTCTCTTGGGTCTCGCCTTTGGCTATTTCTGCCATCGTCTAACTCTACTCTATGATAGTTTAACCAATGCCCCACCTATGGAACGATTTGCCTACCTCTTAGGAGAGGGGTTAAATCAGGTTTTCAATCCTTTATGGCTTTTTGCTTTTACTCAAAAATCTCTTCTTGCCTTTATCCTTGGGGTTCTAACGATGACACTAGTCTATCTTTATGTATCGACAGGACAGAAGGTCTATCGAGAAGGGGAAGAATACGGTTCTGCACGATTTGGAACCAGTAAGGAAAAGCGGAACTTTTACAGTAAGAATCCTTTCAATGACACGATTTTGGCTCGTGATGTTCGTCTAACCTTGTTGGAAAAGAAGAAGCCCCTGTTTGACCGAAATAAAAACTTGATTGTTATTGGGGGTTCTGGGGCAGGCAAGACCTTTCGATTTGTTAAACCCAATCTTATCCAACTTAATTGTTCCAATATTGTCGTAGATCCTAAAGACCATTTGGCTGAGAAGACAGGTAAACTCTTTTTAGAAAACGGTTATCAGGTCAAGGTTTTAGACTTGGTTAATATGACCAATTCAGACGGTTTTAATCCCTTTCGTTATGTAGAAACAGAGAATGATTTGAACCGCATGTTAACGGTCTATTTTAACAATACCCGTGGGTCTGGTTCTCGCAGTGATCCATTTTGGGACGAGGCTTCCATGACATTGGTGAGAGCTATTGCCTCTTATTTGGTGGATTTTTACAATCCTCCAGGAAGTTCCAAGCAAGAGCAGGAAGCAAGACGTAAGCGTGGCCGTTATCCAGCCTTTTCTGAGATTGGGAAACTCATCAAACTCTTATCAAAGGGAGACAATCAGGACAAAAGTGTTCTTGAAGTCCTGTTTGAAGACTATGCTAAGAAATATGGTCATGAGAACTTTACCATGAGAAACTGGGCGGATTTTCAGAACTACAAGGACAAGACCTTGGATTCGGTCATTGCTGTGACGACCGCTAAGTTTGCACTCTTTAATATCCAATCAGTGATTGATTTGACGCAAAGAGACACTATGGATTTGAAAACGTGGGGCACTCAAAAGACCATGGTCTATCTTGTTATTCCAGACAATGATACGACCTTTCGTTTCCTATCTGCTTTATTTTTTTCTACAGTTTTCTCCACTTTGACCAGACAGGCTGATGTTGACTTTAAAGGGCAACTGCCGATTCATGTTAGAAGCTATCTGGATGAGTTTGCGAATGTCGGAGAAATCCCAGACTTTGCCGAACAAACCTCAACAGTTCGCTCTAGAAACATGAGTCTAGTTCCAATCTTGCAAAATATTGCTCAACTCCAAGGACTTTATAAGGAAAAAGAGGCTTGGAAAACTATACTGGGGAACTGTGACAGCCTCCTCTATTTGGGTGGAAATGACGAGGAAACATTCAAATTTATGAGTGGTCTATTAGGCAAACAAACCATTGATGTCAGAAGTACCAGTCGTTCTTTTGGGCAGACTGGCTCAAGTTCTACCTCTCACCAGAAAATTGCCCGTGACTTGATGACGGCTGATGAAGTCGGGAATATGAAACGAGATGAGTGTCTTGTACGCATTGCAGGGGTTCCTGTTTTTCGAACCAAGAAATATTTTCCGCTCAAACATAAGAATTGGAAATGGCTTGCGGATAAGGAAACCGATGAACGCTGGTGGCACTATCATATCAATCCCCTAACCGCTGAGGAAGAGGTAGATTTGTCAGGCCATAAAATAAGGGATTTAAGCACAGAAACGACACTACATTAA